One Fusobacterium ulcerans DNA segment encodes these proteins:
- a CDS encoding extracellular matrix/biofilm biosynthesis regulator RemA family protein translates to MRPINIGFNNMVMDVRIIAVINPDSAPSKRLREEAKLQNRLIDATLGRKTKTLIITDSNHVIMSAINPETISARIEKGE, encoded by the coding sequence ATGAGACCCATTAATATTGGATTTAATAATATGGTAATGGATGTGAGGATAATTGCTGTCATAAATCCTGACTCAGCTCCAAGTAAGAGATTGCGAGAGGAAGCTAAACTTCAAAATAGACTTATAGACGCAACTTTAGGAAGGAAAACAAAAACCTTAATAATAACAGATTCAAATCATGTTATAATGTCAGCTATAAATCCAGAGACGATATCAGCTAGAATTGAGAAAGGAGAATAA
- a CDS encoding FAD:protein FMN transferase, translating into MNLVKKKLVNSVIKRLLMILLLPLIFIGCTEKKVQKFESEKFLFGTYVKITIYDKDEKLAKTGMEEAFNEIERLDNKFNSKIKTSIIGKLNSDPTVPVELDDEGLMLFSKVREVYELSDKKYDITIGPLLKAWGFGEVGEISIPSKECLAQALKEIDFDKVKIEGNKIYMEPPVNEIDTGSFLKGYAVARAKKLMEDAGITSAFITTISSIDVINTKPENKPWRIGVQNPENPEEILGIIELNDEGMGVSGDYQTYVEINGKRYHHILDKTTGFPVRDKKMVVVICEDAFLADLYSTAFFTMPVEKVMKFAESDKKMKVLVVDKDMNILKTKNLDFFKK; encoded by the coding sequence ATGAATTTGGTGAAGAAGAAGCTGGTGAATAGTGTGATAAAAAGACTTTTGATGATTTTGCTGCTTCCACTTATTTTTATAGGATGTACAGAAAAAAAAGTGCAGAAATTCGAAAGTGAAAAATTCCTCTTTGGAACTTATGTAAAAATAACAATTTATGATAAAGATGAAAAATTAGCCAAAACAGGAATGGAAGAAGCATTTAATGAAATAGAACGACTGGACAATAAATTTAATAGTAAAATAAAAACTAGTATAATAGGAAAATTAAACTCAGATCCTACTGTTCCAGTAGAACTTGATGATGAAGGACTTATGCTTTTTTCTAAGGTGAGAGAAGTATATGAACTTTCAGATAAAAAATATGATATAACTATAGGTCCTTTATTGAAAGCGTGGGGATTTGGTGAGGTTGGTGAAATATCTATTCCATCAAAAGAATGTTTAGCTCAGGCACTTAAGGAAATAGACTTTGATAAAGTAAAAATAGAAGGCAACAAGATATATATGGAACCTCCTGTAAATGAAATAGATACAGGATCTTTTTTGAAAGGATATGCAGTAGCGAGAGCTAAAAAATTAATGGAAGATGCTGGAATAACTAGTGCCTTTATAACCACTATATCAAGTATAGATGTAATAAATACAAAACCAGAAAATAAGCCTTGGAGAATAGGTGTACAAAATCCTGAAAATCCAGAAGAAATACTTGGAATTATAGAACTTAATGATGAAGGTATGGGTGTGTCAGGAGATTATCAAACTTATGTAGAGATAAATGGAAAAAGATATCATCATATCTTGGATAAAACTACTGGATTTCCAGTGAGAGATAAAAAGATGGTAGTAGTTATCTGTGAAGATGCTTTCTTAGCTGATTTATATTCAACAGCTTTCTTTACTATGCCAGTAGAAAAAGTTATGAAATTTGCTGAAAGTGATAAAAAAATGAAGGTTTTAGTTGTAGATAAAGATATGAATATATTAAAAACAAAAAATCTTGATTTTTTTAAAAAATAA
- the rpoZ gene encoding DNA-directed RNA polymerase subunit omega translates to MKKDIVYDELLDKIPNKYILTIISGQRAREIGKGATLLTKCSKKDTDIKKAFREIADGKIGYEFGEEEAGE, encoded by the coding sequence ATGAAAAAAGATATAGTTTATGATGAATTACTTGATAAGATACCTAACAAATATATACTAACAATAATCAGTGGACAAAGAGCCAGAGAAATAGGAAAGGGAGCAACACTCTTAACTAAATGCAGTAAAAAGGACACTGATATTAAAAAAGCCTTCAGAGAAATTGCTGATGGAAAAATAGGTTATGAATTTGGTGAAGAAGAAGCTGGTGAATAG
- the gmk gene encoding guanylate kinase yields MPKGNLYVVSGPSGAGKSTICRLVRKMLGINLATSATTREPRTGEVDGRDYYFLTKEEFLKKRENGDFLETATVHGNYYGTLKSEVENRMAKGENVILEIDVQGGLQVRDQYPGANLIFFKTPTENDLEARLRGRKTDSEETIQLRLANSIKELEYEKEYDITIINHTVEQACNELKKIIEEKSK; encoded by the coding sequence ATGCCAAAAGGAAATCTATATGTAGTATCGGGACCTAGTGGTGCTGGAAAATCTACTATCTGTAGACTTGTACGTAAAATGCTTGGAATAAACCTTGCTACTTCTGCAACTACAAGAGAACCAAGAACAGGAGAAGTAGATGGAAGAGATTACTATTTTCTTACCAAAGAAGAGTTTCTTAAGAAAAGAGAAAATGGAGATTTTCTAGAAACTGCAACAGTTCATGGAAATTATTATGGAACTTTAAAATCAGAAGTGGAAAATAGAATGGCAAAAGGTGAAAATGTAATATTGGAAATTGATGTACAAGGTGGTCTTCAAGTAAGAGATCAATATCCTGGAGCAAATCTTATTTTCTTTAAAACACCAACTGAGAATGATCTTGAAGCAAGATTAAGAGGAAGAAAAACAGATAGTGAAGAAACTATTCAGCTTAGACTTGCAAATTCAATAAAAGAGTTGGAATATGAGAAAGAATATGATATAACAATAATAAATCATACTGTAGAGCAAGCATGTAATGAATTAAAAAAAATAATAGAAGAAAAAAGTAAATAA